A window of the Apostichopus japonicus isolate 1M-3 chromosome 8, ASM3797524v1, whole genome shotgun sequence genome harbors these coding sequences:
- the LOC139971844 gene encoding uncharacterized protein isoform X1: MAQVDGASASTDVDKAQLLDSFQTLKSTLQDGSQRNKEEKEKDFNDLIGSTGGPLIRAYATVFRDLKVGTRSAYESLFEKFSRDPDVRDCFDELLELEDEWDESLLNCDQRMVRNPSAVTEPKVGSRAPVDVILVDGRTEKQTTLSDFLTGENSILLVLLRHSQ; encoded by the exons ATGGCTCAGGTTGACGGAGCATCAGCTTCGACCGATGTTGATAAAGCACAACTCCTTGATTCATTTCAAACATTGAAGTCAACTTTACAAGATGGGAGCCAacgaaataaagaagaaaaagaaaagg ATTTCAATGACCTCATCGGTTCCACTGGTGGTCCACTAATCAGGGCATATGCAACTGTCTTCAGGGA TTTGAAAGTTGGAACCAGAAGTGCCTATGAATCATTGTTTGAGAAGTTTTCTCGTGATCCCGATGTACGAGATTGCTTTGATGAACTGCTAGAGTTGGAG GATGAATGGGATGAATCATTGCTAAACTGTGATCAGAGGATGGTGAGAAATCCTTCAGCGGTAACTGAGCCGAAAGTGGGCTCCAGAGCCCCAGTTGATGTGATCCTTGTTGATGGTCGGACAGAAAA ACAAACCACTCTGTCCGACTTCCTGACAGGGGAGAATAGCATCCTCTTAGTCCTTCTCCGGCATTCTCAATGA